From bacterium, one genomic window encodes:
- a CDS encoding YkgJ family cysteine cluster protein, protein MPNFICPPNTRYQCVACGDCCRQRWVVEVEQGCLDGLPDNIKSYIRPVDNQRETPGAAGVIKPDPSKAGCSLLGADNLCAIHKRLGYDAKPLVCREFPFRFIETPRGVVVDVSFVCNEVLHNRGEPIDQYQQELLKLFPQSRRKLAVGGKIRLKTRISINYDAYLLIEEKLLSILSAQQPTLEDRLVAGNIFLFSLCKNIYDDERITLNEDAIDKRLAKFAPRHIQKLYLIAKKGKQMCSRHRQQLFVITFLTFASSASERKGKLRVLLSTWINNTKQTLNVGKIRVPVLAEPVPLRRLCDVAFDAEDTRISELAARYLSHCIFRKTLIAQYGVFRGYNMLLLIYGVTKWLSKVFALQDGKDCVEPAHFANAIKLVERQYLRHSEHLALLNLKSRAMHFVDRVFDDLGFAPLIVKS, encoded by the coding sequence GTGCCTAACTTTATATGCCCGCCAAACACACGCTATCAGTGTGTAGCATGTGGGGATTGCTGTCGTCAGCGATGGGTGGTCGAAGTGGAGCAGGGCTGCCTCGACGGGCTGCCCGACAACATCAAGAGCTACATCCGTCCTGTTGACAACCAGCGCGAGACGCCCGGCGCAGCAGGAGTCATCAAGCCAGACCCCTCTAAAGCTGGCTGCTCGCTTCTGGGAGCCGATAACCTCTGCGCCATTCACAAGCGGTTGGGATACGACGCGAAACCCCTTGTGTGCAGGGAGTTCCCGTTCAGGTTTATCGAGACGCCTCGAGGCGTTGTCGTTGACGTGTCGTTCGTCTGCAATGAGGTTTTGCACAACAGGGGCGAGCCAATTGACCAGTATCAGCAGGAACTTCTGAAGCTATTCCCGCAGAGCAGGCGGAAGCTTGCCGTTGGCGGCAAAATCCGCCTTAAGACTAGAATCTCGATCAATTACGACGCCTATCTCCTCATTGAGGAGAAGCTGCTTAGCATTCTCTCAGCCCAGCAACCAACTCTTGAGGACCGTCTAGTTGCGGGGAACATCTTCCTGTTCAGCCTCTGCAAGAATATCTACGACGACGAGAGAATAACCCTAAACGAGGATGCCATCGACAAGCGCCTCGCCAAGTTTGCGCCGAGGCACATTCAGAAGCTCTATTTAATAGCTAAGAAGGGCAAGCAAATGTGTTCGAGACATCGCCAGCAGCTTTTCGTGATCACGTTCTTGACGTTTGCGTCGAGCGCCTCGGAGCGGAAGGGCAAGCTGAGAGTTCTGCTGAGCACCTGGATAAATAACACCAAACAGACGCTTAATGTGGGCAAGATCAGGGTGCCGGTGCTCGCTGAGCCGGTCCCGCTCAGGAGGCTGTGCGATGTGGCATTCGATGCAGAGGACACAAGGATAAGCGAGCTGGCCGCAAGATACCTGTCGCACTGCATCTTCCGCAAGACCCTCATCGCGCAATATGGCGTTTTCAGAGGCTACAACATGCTCCTACTCATCTATGGCGTTACGAAGTGGCTATCCAAGGTCTTCGCCCTTCAGGATGGCAAGGACTGCGTCGAGCCAGCCCATTTCGCCAACGCAATAAAGCTCGTCGAACGCCAATACCTCCGCCACAGCGAGCACCTCGCCCTGCTCAATCTGAAAAGCCGGGCCATGCACTTTGTCGATAGGGTCTTTGACGATCTCGGTTTTGCGCCGCTTATCGTTAAGAGTTAA